The genome window TCAGCACGTTCTTCCTCTTGACGGTGTAATCATATAAAATTGTTGTCTTCTAGTTCACTGGCATAATGTTCGCCTGCACCCTGGGCCGAGCAATTCGTCGTCAGAAAACTGAGCGTGAGCGAAGAAAGTGGGAATTACGACAAAGTTTAGTGGACGGTTACCAACCTCTGGGTAAAACTGATCCTTTCGTCACATTTCCTGTGGTGTACATGCAGCCTTCAGAACCTCTGAAGACCTCCTCCGTGAGTTAAGGGCAATATCGTGATTATTGTTCCGTTGAAGTGGGAATCACAGAGTTTCTTTGAACTCCTTCATTCGCGATATACGAAGATAATGGCagtgttgataaatatatcGGGCTTCGCCACTTCAGTGGATTCTCCCAGACCCCCAAATTTCCGAATTTCGAAGCCAAAAGTATGATAATCAAGTacttaattgaataaattttcccaatcTAATATAATATGTAATAGGAACCAAAATGAATGTGCCTATAATCGTTGTTAAgcatgataattaaattatacaaATTTGTCAATACAGATGATAAACTGTTACTTGTTAATGAAATCAAAGTAttgtatttttatgtttttcaataaattgataTATTGTTAACATAAGCGATTAACTACTTCTGTTATTATTTATGTACCCACGTAATTGTTTAAATCAGTAGTGATGAAATAAGCCATGAGAATCTGTGATGAGTAATTATCCACTCATTTTTGGTTAGCCTCAATGGTGACATTTTTGTTCGTCTAGGGAATTCcataggggaaaaaaatccgtaGCTCCGGAAATTTAGAAAGATGTCTtaacattttttccaaattgacAAGTGCATCATCCAatttatcaatgatttttattattgacgtACTTACATAATCTTCCATATtctgaattaatcaattttcagtGATAAAATAACGCTCATTACGAGGAACATAAAAAAGATACAATTTCGCCTTGCATTCTCGATAGGTAACATAAACGAAAAATTCGACGATGCTGACATAATTTGATTGCATATTTACATAAATTGACTACCACTGACAAATATGAACagttaaaatttaattgatgtaCCCCTGGATTATTCTCTAATTCTCAAGAGGGAAGAAGATTGATATATCTTCAAAATTGATTGCATAATtcctatttaaaattttgtgaatgTATCAGAAAACATCACCAGAAATTCTCTGCCTTCGTCAGGACCTCGATAGCTTGATGACTGTGATCACCTCCAGGTAAATAGGGAGGTGTGAATTCTCTATAAGCTATACAAACTCTTCTCGATTCTATGTCCTCGCGGAACACTAAATGGTCCCAGTCATATCTGCAATAGATTTTTCTTAGGAATGAAGCTTgactttttcattcaactgtgtaaataattgtttaattgcCTTTAAAAATATGACACGAATTTGTTTCTCTTTTTTAAGTAGCAAGGATTGAaagtaatttttgaaataccTGGCGGGTCCGTACAAGACCATCAAGGATCTCTCGGGCATTGGAAGTCTCACTACAAAGTCTCCAACATTTTCGTCCTCAGAATAATTCTTGTCAATCACTGGCGGATATGTAGAAGTCAGGTGACGATTGTATTTCCGTTCGTCTCCATGAAACCTACAAAAAGCCATATAATTTATCTcgtaaatgaaattaatgttaATTGAGAGAGTCATCAGAATATTTATAAGTACTCACCGTGTCATAGTGAGTGTAGAATCTCCAAAAACATTGACGGTGACAATTCTCTCTCCCCAGATCCAACAGTCATCGATGTGAGGGTCTATCGAGGCTCCTCGTTCCTTGGTATACTCCAAACTGCATTGCTCGATCGTTCTGAATCCTTTTAACAACGGGATATCatcgaatttttcctgaataaatTTGGTAGTCCTCGGAAAACCATTGAAATCTCCCAATCgaagttttttctttttgaaattGCACTTGGGCCcgtaattttgttttctccGTCCACTCTGAGATATGTCCCAGGGCAAGTTGTCGACGTCTATCAGGAGTTGCTCGCCCTCTCTCGTCGTCAAGAAATCTAGCTGATGCAGAATCATTTGTCAAAAGTTTTTTAGCAATTTTAGAATTGATTCTTGAGCGATGTTTCGGGATTTTTACCTTGATAAATACCCCTGGGTAGGAGATTGG of Diachasmimorpha longicaudata isolate KC_UGA_2023 chromosome 3, iyDiaLong2, whole genome shotgun sequence contains these proteins:
- the LOC135159954 gene encoding alpha-ketoglutarate-dependent dioxygenase alkB homolog 4 isoform X2 translates to MNIFKDHPHHQGTPISYPGVFIKLDFLTTREGEQLLIDVDNLPWDISQSGRRKQNYGPKCNFKKKKLRLGDFNGFPRTTKFIQEKFDDIPLLKGFRTIEQCSLEYTKERGASIDPHIDDCWIWGERIVTVNVFGDSTLTMTRFHGDERKYNRHLTSTYPPVIDKNYSEDENVGDFVVRLPMPERSLMVLYGPARYDWDHLVFREDIESRRVCIAYREFTPPYLPGGDHSHQAIEVLTKAENFW
- the LOC135159954 gene encoding alpha-ketoglutarate-dependent dioxygenase alkB homolog 4 isoform X1, encoding METVRKCGCKGIRTCLICETEFNICKPDLFKELQELPSYVYCPPCDKAYPGWDMNIFKDHPHHQGTPISYPGVFIKLDFLTTREGEQLLIDVDNLPWDISQSGRRKQNYGPKCNFKKKKLRLGDFNGFPRTTKFIQEKFDDIPLLKGFRTIEQCSLEYTKERGASIDPHIDDCWIWGERIVTVNVFGDSTLTMTRFHGDERKYNRHLTSTYPPVIDKNYSEDENVGDFVVRLPMPERSLMVLYGPARYDWDHLVFREDIESRRVCIAYREFTPPYLPGGDHSHQAIEVLTKAENFW